From a region of the Xanthomonas rydalmerensis genome:
- a CDS encoding metal-dependent hydrolase, producing MPSIFTHAAVPLALWAAADRGRISTRLLGAGIVAAMLPDADVLGFALHIPYADAFGHRGASHSLLFAAVLGVLGGLLHRPLRAGALQAAVWMFVCTASHPLLDAMTSGGLGVALAWPWSEQRWFAPWRPIRVSPFANGFFSARGMATLWSELRWVWLPLALAVLTWKLLQPPSPSAPSSPPSP from the coding sequence ATGCCGAGCATCTTCACCCACGCCGCAGTGCCGCTGGCGCTGTGGGCCGCCGCCGACCGCGGGCGCATCTCCACGCGCCTGCTCGGCGCCGGCATCGTCGCGGCGATGCTGCCCGACGCCGACGTGCTCGGCTTCGCCCTGCACATCCCCTACGCCGACGCTTTCGGTCATCGCGGCGCCAGCCACTCGCTCTTGTTCGCGGCGGTGCTGGGCGTGCTCGGCGGATTGCTGCACCGTCCCTTGCGCGCCGGCGCGTTGCAGGCGGCCGTCTGGATGTTCGTCTGCACCGCCTCGCATCCACTGCTCGATGCGATGACCTCCGGCGGCCTCGGCGTGGCCCTGGCCTGGCCGTGGAGCGAGCAGCGCTGGTTTGCGCCGTGGCGGCCGATCCGGGTCTCGCCGTTCGCCAACGGCTTCTTCAGCGCGCGCGGCATGGCCACGCTGTGGTCCGAGCTGCGCTGGGTGTGGCTGCCGCTGGCGCTGGCGGTGCTCACCTGGAAACTGCTGCAGCCGCCCTCGCCCTCCGCTCCCTCTTCACCGCCTTCGCCATGA
- a CDS encoding YraN family protein has protein sequence METERRRRGNAVEAAARAELERAGLRLIAANVAFRGGELDLVMQQAQSLVFVEVRYRRSSAFGGGAASVDLRKRRRLLLAAQLFLAAHPQYATWPCRFDVVEAEGDPPRLTWLRDAFRAEDC, from the coding sequence ATGGAAACTGAGCGGCGCCGACGCGGCAACGCGGTGGAAGCGGCGGCGCGCGCCGAACTGGAGCGCGCCGGCCTCCGCCTGATCGCCGCCAACGTCGCCTTCCGCGGCGGCGAGCTGGACCTGGTGATGCAGCAGGCGCAGAGCCTGGTGTTCGTCGAAGTGCGCTACCGGCGCAGCAGCGCGTTCGGCGGCGGCGCGGCCTCGGTCGACCTGCGCAAGCGCCGCCGCCTGCTGCTGGCGGCGCAACTGTTCCTGGCCGCGCATCCGCAGTACGCCACCTGGCCGTGCCGTTTCGACGTGGTCGAGGCCGAGGGCGATCCGCCGCGGCTGACCTGGCTGCGCGACGCGTTCCGCGCCGAGGATTGCTGA
- a CDS encoding GFA family protein, protein MSTAVAKEQGACLCGAVRLQATFSAREMGACHCSMCRRWSGGVFLAVECRDVEVENAENVGVYASSEWGERCFCKVCGSTLMWRSKDGTHHALSVHLFEDPSGFALTSQIFIDEKSASYSFAEPTRNMTGPEFVAMVTGAAQ, encoded by the coding sequence ATGAGCACAGCAGTTGCGAAGGAGCAGGGCGCGTGTCTCTGCGGCGCCGTTCGGCTGCAGGCGACGTTTTCCGCCCGCGAAATGGGGGCGTGTCACTGTTCGATGTGCCGTCGCTGGTCCGGCGGCGTATTCCTCGCGGTGGAATGCCGCGACGTCGAGGTCGAGAACGCAGAGAACGTGGGCGTGTATGCCTCGTCCGAATGGGGGGAGCGGTGCTTCTGCAAGGTCTGCGGCAGTACGCTGATGTGGCGGTCCAAGGACGGGACGCACCACGCGCTGTCCGTTCACCTCTTCGAGGATCCTTCCGGCTTCGCGTTGACGTCGCAAATCTTCATCGACGAAAAGTCGGCCAGCTACTCGTTCGCCGAACCCACCAGGAACATGACCGGCCCCGAATTCGTCGCCATGGTGACTGGCGCAGCGCAATAG
- the rsmI gene encoding 16S rRNA (cytidine(1402)-2'-O)-methyltransferase, with product MSAQPGTLHVVATPIGNLADLTPRAQETLRSVAAICAEDTRRSGQLLAHFGIERPLLALHEHNEEALSQRIVARLLEGQSLALVSDAGTPLVSDPGYRLVRAARAAGVRVSPVPGACAVIAALSVAGLPSDRFAFEGFLPAKASARRERLLRLAGEPRTLVFYEASHRIAESLADCRAAFGDARPAVLARELTKLFETVLDGTLADLHARVEADDNQRKGEFVLMVQGAGDDADAQLAEGRRVYAKLSEHLPPSTAAKLAAELTGASRKALYGG from the coding sequence ATGAGCGCCCAGCCCGGAACCCTGCATGTCGTCGCCACGCCGATCGGCAATCTCGCCGACCTGACGCCGCGCGCCCAGGAGACGCTGCGCTCGGTGGCGGCGATCTGTGCCGAGGACACCCGCCGCAGCGGCCAGTTGCTGGCCCACTTCGGCATCGAGCGGCCGCTGCTGGCGCTGCACGAACACAACGAGGAGGCGCTGTCCCAGCGCATCGTCGCGCGCCTGCTGGAGGGCCAGTCGCTGGCCCTGGTCAGCGACGCCGGCACCCCGCTGGTCAGCGACCCCGGCTACCGCCTGGTGCGCGCGGCGCGCGCGGCCGGAGTGCGGGTCAGTCCGGTGCCCGGCGCCTGTGCGGTGATCGCCGCGCTCAGCGTGGCCGGCCTGCCCAGCGACCGCTTCGCCTTCGAGGGCTTCCTGCCGGCCAAGGCCTCGGCGCGCCGCGAGCGCCTGCTGCGTCTGGCCGGCGAGCCGCGCACCCTGGTGTTCTACGAAGCCTCGCACCGCATCGCCGAGTCCCTGGCCGACTGCCGCGCTGCTTTCGGGGATGCCCGCCCGGCGGTGCTGGCGCGCGAACTGACCAAGCTGTTCGAGACCGTGCTCGACGGGACCCTGGCCGACCTGCACGCCCGGGTCGAGGCCGACGACAACCAGCGCAAGGGCGAGTTCGTGCTGATGGTGCAGGGCGCCGGCGACGACGCCGACGCGCAACTGGCCGAGGGCCGCCGCGTCTACGCCAAGCTCAGCGAGCACCTGCCGCCGTCCACCGCCGCCAAGCTGGCCGCCGAACTGACCGGTGCTTCGCGAAAGGCCTTGTACGGCGGCTGA
- the rsmH gene encoding 16S rRNA (cytosine(1402)-N(4))-methyltransferase RsmH yields the protein MRGQAQAGHLPVSQPSAAHVPVLFAQVLDGLQVIENGIYLDGTFGRGGHARGVLHKLGPGGRLLVMDKDPEAIAEAEHAFGGDARVSIYRGSFAELGQWDAATALDGVLFDLGVSSPQLDVAERGFSFGKDGPLDMRMDPEAGESAAQWLARAEEREIADVLWTYGEERQSRRIARAIVARREKQPLTRTAELAELIASVMPRGDSKTHPATRSFQAIRIHINRELADLETGLDAALARLKPGGRLAVISFHSLEDRIVKQFMQRHAKAPPSNRRLPEASTFVPTLRLHGGAIKADADELAVNPRARSAVLRVAEKLGLGSGDSGFDERSSPISNPHSPIPASPHGDAP from the coding sequence ATGCGCGGACAGGCGCAGGCCGGTCACCTCCCGGTGTCGCAACCATCGGCGGCGCATGTGCCGGTGTTGTTCGCGCAGGTCCTGGACGGGCTGCAGGTGATCGAAAACGGAATCTATCTGGATGGCACGTTCGGGCGTGGCGGACACGCGCGCGGGGTGCTGCACAAACTCGGCCCAGGAGGCCGGCTGCTGGTGATGGACAAGGACCCCGAGGCGATCGCCGAAGCCGAACATGCGTTCGGCGGCGACGCGCGCGTGTCCATCTATCGCGGCAGCTTCGCCGAGCTGGGCCAGTGGGACGCCGCCACCGCCCTGGACGGGGTGCTGTTCGACCTGGGCGTGTCCTCGCCGCAGCTGGACGTGGCCGAACGCGGCTTCTCCTTCGGCAAGGACGGCCCGCTGGACATGCGCATGGACCCGGAGGCCGGCGAGAGCGCGGCGCAGTGGCTGGCGCGCGCCGAGGAGCGCGAGATCGCCGACGTGCTGTGGACCTACGGCGAAGAGCGGCAGAGCCGGCGCATCGCTCGCGCCATCGTCGCCCGCCGCGAGAAGCAGCCGCTGACCCGCACCGCCGAGTTGGCCGAATTGATCGCCAGCGTGATGCCGCGCGGCGACAGCAAGACCCACCCGGCCACGCGCAGCTTCCAGGCCATCCGCATCCATATCAACCGCGAACTGGCCGATCTGGAGACCGGCCTGGACGCGGCGCTGGCCCGGCTCAAGCCCGGCGGCCGCCTGGCGGTGATCAGCTTCCACTCGCTGGAAGACCGCATCGTCAAGCAGTTCATGCAGCGCCACGCCAAGGCTCCGCCGAGCAACCGTCGCCTGCCCGAGGCCAGCACGTTCGTGCCGACCCTGCGCCTGCATGGCGGCGCGATCAAGGCCGACGCCGACGAACTGGCGGTGAACCCGCGCGCGCGCAGTGCGGTGCTGCGGGTGGCTGAGAAGCTGGGATTGGGGAGTGGGGATTCGGGATTCGACGAGCGCTCCTCCCCAATCTCCAATCCCCACTCCCCAATCCCGGCGTCTCCGCACGGAGACGCCCCATGA
- a CDS encoding peptidoglycan D,D-transpeptidase FtsI family protein, with the protein MSKSGRNRTRSNFNLRGRLVLVGAALGLCSVTLIGRAAYVQLINSDFYQRQGEARYLRELPIATSRGMITDRNGEPLAVSTPVESIWVNPQELLRSPDRIPQLAQALELPVDELTAKLSQKADKEFMYLKRRINPDKAHAVVALGIPGVFSQREFRRFYPQGEAMAHVLGFTNIDDRGQEGLELAFDSWLRGKPGAKRVIRDRKGAIVESIDLVKPAQPGKDLTLSIDRRIQFLAYKELRNALVENKAAGGSIVIMDVATGEILAMVNLPTYNPNAVNGVNPDVRRNRAVTDLVEPGSTMKPLTISTALKAGVVTKDTLIDTNPGYMAVGRFTIKDVPRNNGVLTVTGVITRSSNIGAAKIAAKLPDQTFYDQVHSYGYGSSPHSGFPGESAGVFPSPARWSGSSKTTMSYGYGLSVTPLQIARAYCALGNGGRLVTPTFVKGQHEDSKQVLDPAIAKEVVAMMETVVTQGGAKGAAILGYHVAGKTGTARKAGPGGYERGHYNALFAGLVPASNPRFATVIVINDPQGAKYYGGLVSAPVFHNVMEGALRLMDVPPDDIQSWLAAQAAGKSGHAPPPAQVEPDPATVPDAAAEVDAALPSARAVAPPAPAALPAPLQETRQ; encoded by the coding sequence GTGAGCAAGAGCGGACGCAACCGCACCCGCAGCAACTTCAACCTGCGTGGCCGCCTGGTGCTGGTCGGCGCGGCGCTGGGCCTGTGCTCGGTGACCCTGATCGGCCGTGCGGCCTACGTGCAGCTGATCAACAGCGACTTCTACCAACGGCAGGGCGAGGCGCGCTATCTGCGCGAACTGCCGATCGCCACCTCGCGCGGCATGATCACTGACCGCAACGGCGAGCCGCTGGCGGTGTCCACGCCGGTGGAGTCGATCTGGGTCAATCCGCAGGAACTGCTGCGCAGCCCGGACCGCATCCCGCAGCTGGCGCAGGCGCTGGAGCTGCCGGTCGACGAGTTGACCGCCAAGCTGTCGCAGAAGGCGGACAAGGAGTTCATGTACCTCAAGCGCCGGATCAACCCGGACAAGGCGCATGCGGTGGTCGCGCTGGGCATCCCCGGCGTGTTCTCGCAGCGCGAATTCCGCCGCTTCTACCCGCAGGGCGAAGCGATGGCGCACGTGCTGGGCTTCACCAACATCGACGACCGCGGCCAGGAAGGGCTGGAGCTGGCATTCGATTCCTGGCTGCGCGGCAAGCCGGGCGCCAAGCGGGTGATCCGCGACCGCAAGGGCGCGATCGTCGAGAGCATCGACCTGGTCAAGCCGGCGCAGCCGGGCAAGGACCTGACCCTGAGCATCGATCGCCGCATCCAGTTCCTGGCCTACAAGGAACTGCGCAACGCGCTGGTCGAGAACAAGGCCGCCGGCGGCTCGATCGTGATCATGGACGTGGCCACCGGCGAGATCCTGGCCATGGTCAACCTGCCGACCTACAACCCCAATGCGGTCAACGGGGTCAACCCGGACGTGCGCCGCAACCGCGCGGTCACCGACCTGGTCGAGCCGGGCTCGACGATGAAGCCGCTGACCATCTCCACCGCGCTCAAGGCCGGGGTGGTGACCAAGGACACGCTGATCGACACCAACCCCGGCTACATGGCCGTGGGCCGCTTCACCATCAAGGACGTGCCGCGCAACAACGGCGTGCTGACCGTGACCGGGGTGATCACCCGCAGCTCCAACATCGGCGCGGCCAAGATCGCGGCCAAGCTGCCGGACCAGACCTTCTACGACCAGGTCCACAGCTACGGCTACGGCAGCTCCCCGCACAGCGGCTTCCCCGGCGAATCGGCCGGCGTGTTCCCGTCGCCGGCGCGTTGGAGCGGTTCGTCCAAGACCACCATGTCCTACGGCTACGGCCTGTCGGTGACGCCGCTGCAGATCGCCCGCGCCTATTGCGCGCTGGGCAACGGCGGCCGCCTGGTGACCCCGACCTTCGTCAAGGGTCAGCACGAGGACAGCAAGCAGGTGCTGGACCCGGCGATCGCCAAGGAAGTGGTGGCGATGATGGAGACCGTGGTCACCCAGGGCGGCGCCAAGGGCGCGGCGATCCTGGGCTACCACGTCGCCGGCAAGACCGGCACCGCGCGCAAGGCCGGCCCCGGCGGCTACGAGCGCGGCCACTACAACGCGCTGTTCGCGGGCCTGGTGCCGGCGAGCAACCCGCGTTTCGCCACGGTCATCGTGATCAACGACCCGCAGGGCGCCAAGTACTACGGCGGCCTGGTCTCGGCGCCGGTGTTCCACAACGTGATGGAAGGCGCGCTGCGGCTGATGGACGTGCCGCCGGACGACATCCAGTCGTGGCTGGCCGCGCAGGCCGCCGGCAAGAGCGGCCACGCGCCGCCGCCGGCGCAGGTTGAACCGGATCCGGCGACCGTGCCCGAC
- a CDS encoding FAD-binding oxidoreductase, whose translation MTTPLPAALTDTLAALLGADGWRTDADSRRSYGEDDSRRWALADAVALPQTREQVQAIVRACRAHRVPLVARGAGTGTAGAAVPFSGGVVLSFARMNRIVQLRPADRCAVVEPGVLNGDLQQALAPHGLFWPPDPSSAEICSVGGNLSTNAGGPRAVKYGATRDNVLGVVAVTGSGELIRCGGAYTKDATGYDLTHLLVGSEGTLALIVEATLKLSPRPLAQAGLRALYRDAAGAAAAVSRLMAQPSTPTMLEFMDRSAIALLRRNGSDVPEAGAMLLIEADGDHDTLPYALQALGAAAEGDGLLALDVAADGSARDRLWAARRALSPALRTIRPGKINEDVVVPVSRIPELVAGVEALAAEFDLPIVAFGHAGNGNLHVNIMYAPDDADETARAQAALPRLFALVLSLEGTLSGEHGIGVAKRDYMDQAFDAATLDAMRAIKRALDPDGILNPGKVLPEA comes from the coding sequence ATGACCACACCCCTCCCCGCCGCACTCACCGACACCCTCGCCGCGCTGCTCGGCGCCGACGGTTGGCGCACCGATGCCGACAGCCGCCGCAGCTACGGCGAGGACGATTCGCGGCGCTGGGCATTGGCCGACGCGGTGGCACTGCCGCAGACCCGCGAGCAGGTGCAGGCGATCGTGCGCGCCTGCCGTGCGCACCGCGTGCCACTGGTGGCGCGCGGCGCCGGCACCGGCACCGCCGGCGCCGCGGTGCCGTTCAGCGGCGGCGTGGTGCTGTCGTTCGCGCGCATGAACCGCATCGTGCAGTTGCGCCCGGCCGACCGCTGCGCGGTGGTCGAACCCGGCGTGCTCAACGGCGACCTGCAGCAGGCGCTGGCGCCGCACGGGCTGTTCTGGCCACCGGATCCGTCCAGCGCGGAGATCTGCAGCGTCGGCGGCAACCTCTCCACCAACGCAGGCGGGCCGCGCGCGGTGAAGTACGGCGCCACCCGCGACAACGTGCTCGGCGTGGTCGCGGTGACCGGCAGCGGCGAGCTGATCCGCTGCGGCGGCGCCTACACCAAGGACGCCACCGGCTACGACCTGACCCACTTGCTGGTCGGCAGCGAAGGCACCCTGGCGCTGATCGTGGAAGCGACGCTGAAGCTGTCGCCGCGGCCGCTGGCGCAGGCCGGCCTGCGCGCGCTGTACCGCGACGCCGCCGGTGCCGCCGCGGCGGTGTCGCGGCTGATGGCGCAGCCGAGCACGCCGACCATGCTGGAATTCATGGACCGCAGCGCGATCGCGCTGCTGCGTCGCAACGGCAGCGACGTGCCCGAGGCCGGCGCGATGCTGCTGATCGAGGCCGACGGCGACCACGACACCCTGCCCTACGCGCTGCAGGCGCTGGGCGCGGCGGCCGAGGGCGACGGCCTGCTGGCCCTGGACGTGGCCGCCGACGGCAGCGCACGCGACCGCCTGTGGGCCGCGCGCCGCGCGCTGTCGCCGGCGCTGCGCACGATCCGGCCCGGCAAGATCAACGAAGACGTGGTGGTGCCGGTGTCGCGCATCCCCGAGTTGGTTGCCGGTGTGGAAGCGCTGGCCGCCGAGTTCGACCTGCCGATCGTCGCCTTCGGCCATGCCGGCAACGGCAACCTCCACGTCAACATCATGTACGCGCCCGACGATGCCGACGAGACTGCGCGCGCGCAGGCCGCCCTGCCGCGGCTGTTTGCCCTGGTGCTGTCGCTGGAAGGCACGCTGTCGGGCGAACACGGCATCGGCGTGGCCAAGCGCGACTACATGGATCAGGCCTTCGACGCCGCCACCCTGGACGCGATGCGCGCGATCAAGCGGGCACTGGATCCGGATGGGATTCTCAATCCGGGGAAGGTGTTGCCGGAGGCTTGA
- a CDS encoding division/cell wall cluster transcriptional repressor MraZ, producing MAVPTAYRDLVARVSGNRLVLTYNPFEAGCLWLYAEKEWERVRDDVMAKPNTQRVVRVLQQKLVGSSAALELDANARITIPPSHRAAVGIEKRAVLLGMGDKFELWSEQAHRALIQQTLSDEDLGDGLLDLKL from the coding sequence ATGGCGGTTCCCACCGCGTACCGCGACCTCGTCGCGCGCGTGAGCGGCAATCGGCTGGTGCTGACCTACAACCCGTTCGAGGCCGGCTGCCTGTGGCTGTATGCGGAGAAGGAGTGGGAGCGGGTCCGTGACGACGTCATGGCCAAGCCCAACACCCAGCGCGTGGTGCGGGTCCTGCAGCAGAAGCTGGTGGGTTCGTCGGCGGCGCTGGAGCTGGATGCCAACGCCCGCATCACCATTCCGCCGAGCCATCGCGCCGCGGTGGGCATTGAAAAGCGCGCCGTGCTGTTGGGCATGGGCGACAAGTTCGAACTGTGGAGCGAGCAGGCTCATCGCGCACTGATCCAGCAGACATTGTCTGACGAGGATCTGGGCGATGGATTGCTCGATCTGAAGTTGTGA
- a CDS encoding response regulator, which yields MPTESHADPIPPPRVLVIDDEPQIRRFLDISLRAQGYRVLQADTGAAGLAQLAAHGAELVVLDIGLPDQDGHSVLRELRQWSSVPVIMLTVRAGEDEKVQALDAGANDYVTKPFGVQELMARIRVLLRMQPVAGEAEPVFDDGHLHIHLGLREVRLDGEALPLSRKEYALLALLLRHSGRVVTQPQLLRELWGPTHQDDTHYLRILVGKLRQKLGDSAVAPRYIATEPGVGLRFIGVQCPSA from the coding sequence ATGCCGACTGAGTCCCACGCCGATCCGATTCCGCCGCCGCGCGTGCTGGTCATCGACGACGAGCCGCAGATCCGCCGGTTCCTCGACATCAGCCTGCGCGCGCAGGGCTACCGCGTGCTGCAGGCGGACACCGGCGCCGCCGGCCTGGCGCAACTGGCCGCGCACGGCGCCGAACTGGTGGTGCTGGACATCGGCCTGCCCGACCAGGACGGGCACAGCGTGCTGCGCGAACTGCGGCAATGGTCGTCGGTGCCGGTAATCATGCTGACCGTGCGTGCCGGCGAGGACGAGAAGGTGCAGGCGCTGGACGCCGGTGCCAACGACTACGTGACCAAACCGTTCGGCGTGCAGGAGCTGATGGCGCGCATCCGCGTGCTGCTGCGCATGCAACCGGTGGCCGGCGAGGCCGAGCCGGTGTTCGACGACGGCCACCTGCACATCCACCTGGGCCTGCGCGAGGTGCGCCTGGACGGCGAGGCGCTGCCGCTCAGCCGCAAGGAGTACGCGCTGCTCGCGCTGCTGCTGCGGCACAGCGGCCGCGTGGTGACACAGCCGCAACTGCTGCGCGAACTGTGGGGTCCCACCCACCAGGACGACACGCATTACCTGCGCATCCTGGTCGGCAAGCTGCGGCAGAAACTCGGCGACAGCGCGGTGGCCCCGCGCTACATCGCCACCGAGCCGGGCGTGGGGTTGCGCTTCATCGGCGTGCAGTGTCCGTCCGCGTGA
- a CDS encoding NRDE family protein: protein MCLVVLAHAAHPRWRLLLVGNRDEFHARPTAPLQRWPAPAQRLLAGRDLRSGGTWVGLDEAGRCAVVTNVRDPLASMSGASRGALIADYLTGAQPAAAFAEALAARADAYPPFNLLLADAAGAAYVGNHPPGRSALAPGVHGMSNGALDAPWPKTLRLRTAVTAWIAAGDDDLAPLWRALADETLADPADLPDTGVGPELERRLSPAFIRGHDYGTRASTIVAVDAAGHGWIHERRFGPDGVFLGETRLENRDS from the coding sequence ATGTGTCTGGTCGTTCTCGCGCACGCTGCGCACCCGCGATGGCGCTTGCTGCTGGTCGGCAACCGCGACGAATTCCACGCCCGCCCGACCGCGCCGCTGCAGCGCTGGCCGGCCCCGGCGCAACGCCTGCTGGCCGGGCGCGACCTGCGTTCCGGGGGTACCTGGGTGGGGCTGGACGAGGCCGGCCGCTGCGCCGTGGTCACCAATGTGCGCGACCCGCTGGCGTCGATGTCCGGCGCTTCGCGCGGCGCCCTGATCGCCGACTACCTGACTGGCGCGCAGCCGGCCGCCGCCTTCGCCGAGGCACTGGCGGCGCGCGCCGACGCCTATCCGCCGTTCAACCTGCTGCTGGCCGATGCCGCCGGCGCCGCCTACGTCGGCAACCACCCGCCCGGCCGCAGCGCCCTGGCGCCCGGCGTGCACGGCATGTCCAACGGCGCGCTGGACGCGCCCTGGCCGAAGACCCTGCGCCTGCGCACTGCCGTGACCGCCTGGATCGCGGCCGGCGACGACGACCTGGCGCCGCTGTGGCGGGCGCTGGCCGACGAGACCCTGGCCGACCCGGCCGACCTGCCCGACACCGGGGTCGGCCCGGAACTGGAGCGGCGGCTGTCGCCGGCCTTCATCCGCGGCCACGACTACGGCACCCGCGCCAGCACCATCGTCGCGGTGGACGCCGCCGGCCACGGCTGGATCCACGAGCGCCGGTTCGGCCCGGATGGGGTGTTCCTGGGGGAGACGCGGCTGGAGAACCGGGACTCGTGA
- a CDS encoding penicillin-binding protein activator — protein sequence MNKRFARISALSLLALLIAGCATSSVTPSASPAQSAALALLDQGKPRDAAQQLEAQAAGATGSERNQLLGDAAFAWYEAGDAARARSLLAQVQVRQLPPLSKVRVALVEAELALADRQPAKALQALGSDPQAVPQNLRARWHLARAQALEGTGDATAALDERARADNGLSGQARSDNQRAIVRQLATLNDATLQARAAALPAGDPLYNFVGRALLSRGLALPRPFDRGEQWGFDTSKRPPAERDGYRPPAKLAVLLPLSGSLATAAAPVRDGLLAGYYGETRRRPAIDFIDTTGTPAGALAAYQKAVDGGADFVVGPLGRDEVTALFGRDALPVPLLALNRGTHAPPGGSAGFSLAPEDDGIAAAEYLLAHERRNTLVIGSNDDNGRRAVAAFRDRFSERGGKVAGSVSVADTPGDIGAQLRNAGAADSVLLAVKGNTARVLAPQLALAGFAGKTRVATSQLVLGTGKPEDDLVLDGIVYPSELWNVRGVGGLPAATSVADMLPTARGPAARLFAFGYDAWQITAYLEKLATGKDSGLRGATGVLHLDGFGNIVRTPAWSTFSGGRPTPLPDGN from the coding sequence ATGAACAAGCGATTCGCAAGGATTTCCGCCCTGTCGCTGCTGGCGTTGCTCATCGCCGGCTGCGCCACCTCCAGCGTGACGCCGAGCGCCTCGCCGGCCCAATCGGCGGCGCTGGCGCTGCTGGACCAGGGCAAGCCGCGGGACGCGGCGCAGCAGCTCGAGGCGCAGGCCGCCGGCGCCACCGGCAGCGAGCGCAACCAGTTGCTGGGCGACGCCGCCTTCGCCTGGTACGAGGCCGGCGACGCCGCGCGCGCGCGCAGCCTGCTGGCACAGGTGCAGGTGCGGCAGTTGCCGCCGCTGAGCAAGGTGCGGGTGGCGCTGGTCGAGGCCGAACTGGCCCTGGCCGACCGCCAGCCGGCCAAGGCGTTGCAGGCGCTGGGCAGCGATCCGCAGGCGGTGCCGCAGAACCTGCGCGCGCGCTGGCACCTGGCCCGCGCGCAGGCGCTGGAAGGCACCGGCGATGCCACCGCCGCGCTGGACGAGCGTGCCCGCGCCGACAACGGCCTCAGCGGCCAGGCGCGCAGCGACAACCAGCGCGCCATCGTGCGCCAGCTCGCAACGCTCAACGACGCCACCCTGCAGGCGCGCGCCGCCGCGCTGCCGGCCGGCGACCCGCTGTACAACTTCGTCGGCCGCGCGCTGCTGAGCCGCGGCCTGGCGCTGCCGCGTCCGTTCGACCGCGGCGAGCAGTGGGGCTTCGACACCAGCAAGCGGCCGCCGGCCGAGCGTGACGGCTACCGCCCGCCGGCCAAGCTGGCGGTGCTGCTACCGCTGAGCGGCAGCCTGGCCACCGCGGCCGCGCCGGTGCGCGACGGCCTGCTCGCCGGCTACTACGGCGAGACCCGCCGCCGTCCTGCGATCGACTTCATCGACACCACCGGCACCCCGGCCGGGGCGCTGGCCGCCTACCAGAAGGCGGTCGACGGCGGCGCCGATTTCGTGGTCGGCCCACTCGGCCGCGACGAGGTCACCGCGCTGTTCGGGCGCGACGCGCTGCCGGTGCCGTTGCTGGCGCTGAACCGCGGCACTCACGCGCCGCCGGGCGGCAGCGCCGGTTTCTCGCTGGCGCCGGAAGACGACGGCATCGCCGCCGCCGAGTACCTGCTGGCGCACGAGCGCCGCAACACGCTGGTGATCGGCAGCAACGACGACAACGGCCGCCGCGCGGTGGCCGCGTTCCGCGACCGCTTCAGCGAGCGCGGCGGCAAGGTCGCCGGCAGCGTCAGCGTGGCCGACACCCCGGGCGACATCGGCGCGCAGCTGCGCAACGCCGGTGCCGCCGACTCGGTGCTGCTGGCAGTGAAGGGCAACACCGCCCGCGTGCTGGCGCCGCAGTTGGCGCTGGCCGGTTTCGCCGGCAAGACCCGGGTGGCGACCTCGCAGCTGGTGCTGGGCACCGGCAAGCCGGAGGACGACCTGGTACTGGACGGCATCGTCTACCCGAGCGAACTGTGGAACGTGCGTGGCGTCGGCGGCCTGCCGGCGGCGACCAGCGTGGCCGACATGCTGCCGACCGCGCGCGGCCCGGCCGCGCGCCTGTTCGCCTTCGGCTACGACGCCTGGCAGATCACCGCGTACCTGGAAAAGCTGGCGACCGGCAAGGACAGCGGCCTGCGCGGCGCCACCGGCGTGCTGCACCTGGACGGCTTCGGCAACATCGTGCGCACCCCGGCCTGGTCCACCTTCAGCGGCGGGCGCCCGACCCCGCTGCCCGATGGAAACTGA
- the ftsL gene encoding cell division protein FtsL, with protein sequence MSRLLLIVLLACTIASAIGVVYMRHRHRQLFVELSRLEHNRDELNIEFGRLQLEQATWAESNRVDQVARERLGMKFPETGDIVVVRP encoded by the coding sequence ATGAGCCGGTTGCTGCTGATCGTGCTGCTCGCCTGCACCATCGCCTCGGCGATCGGCGTCGTGTACATGCGCCATCGCCATCGCCAGTTGTTCGTGGAGCTGTCGCGGCTGGAGCACAACCGCGACGAGCTGAACATCGAGTTCGGCCGGTTGCAGCTGGAGCAGGCGACCTGGGCCGAGAGCAATCGCGTCGACCAGGTCGCGCGCGAGCGGCTGGGAATGAAGTTCCCCGAGACCGGCGACATCGTGGTGGTGCGCCCGTGA